tctttctctatgaacggacgcaaatttaattttaatacatatgaatgcagaggtgaaaagagtaatacaattttctacttaagtaatagtaaagttactttaataatattttacttaagtaaaagtaaagttactggtctaaaaatctactcaagtaaaaagtcattttaattttaagagttacttttttacagcggggagaggtttctagtatagttcacaaaggaaggatatatacatctcaaactatgtttttaattgtaaacatctctacaattaaagtgcaataacaaatgttaataaaataaaaagctttttataactaagaaacatttatggaattatttaatgatttttacaggtgagttatgcacttttgaagcaaaaataatatgaggtcagcagctagtaaatacaatcattatatgaaggttgtaattgatgtattgctggtaacatacattgttattaaactatatacataaatgaacatataatgagatgagtgccatggctatacactatacatcctttacacgtttattagctcccagacctgtgtacctgatgtctttcaatctatctctctcgcgctctctctctctctgcaatgtctaatgatctgcgcattctcgaggacgttctcaagttgtttgacttgacgcgaagctgctagacctcggaagataatgcgcatgtattaaaaatgcatcgtgcaaattagcggttaaacacggtcggcaattctcaaactccgtactcaagagcatgaaccctacctgaatgaaacaatcgctttgcgtcaatggccaggggtttctttcgtaagaattgaattgagggtctgcattagcctgcgcctgtctcgtccctctccatggttctttttgcgcgttcccccgcccatcaatcaatcatccgaccgtggcgcgtctttatcaccttacttttttatttatttttactcagtaacggatatgatttaacatgtagcgaagtaaccaacaatactttaaacatacttaagtaaaagtaaagtacagattttaaaaactactcaaagtaaaagtacacaaaaaactcagttacagcaaggtgagtaaatgtaatttgttactttcagctctgcctcacctctgcatgaatgcataaaaatgttttcttgatcgtttatctgcttctgttctcagaaaacgaaatatgttcatgtttatatgtcaaaatagtccagttttaaaacatatgaggataaactgataagtgatgggaaacgttgtattgtatatagcttattaacgcgtcggctccgtacacttctctaccaccggaatgtgtggtggtgaggtaaaaggggcgtgggcagtggaccaaaccactgtgaggcaagggagggggaatccaaatatttaaaacgtttttttgttgttgctccgtttgcatttgtattgtttcacttcttacacaactagtttaagtattataaatcattaaattattttcaatacacatattctaatgataatttaggggggacaaccctcagatagggggggtcctgtcccccccgacccccccgggatttccgcccatgCCGTGGTCTATCTTACGGCTTTGAATTATTGCTTTTTTCTATCGGTTGTTAGGTTGATAAAGATGCCCTCGACCAACAAGTTAAAGAAAGAAGAGAAAAAGAGCAACGAGAAGCGGATGAATTTAACGCTTATGGTTAGTCCTGTGAAACTATATCATCcagattataattttttttttttttagtattagCCAATTTACACCATTACTAGATTTTTTTCAATAACTGTTGATTTATTACCattaatttaacaattattTATGTAGATTTCTCTCTTGAAATTTTATTGTGTGACGTTATTTGGTGGAATGGGAACCAATATAGAGCACCATTAAATCTTACTGGGATAAGACGTAaaataaaggaattttgttaaggTTTTAATAATAAACAGCTGGCCCTACTGAAAAGATCAACTAAAACTAGCCTAAGCTGGTTGggtggttttagctggttaagCAGACTGGTTTCAGAGAGGTTTTGGACACTtttttttagctggtcaggctggttttagctggtatctTCAGTAGTGACAGCTGGTTCATAAAGGTTTTTGTAATGAAAAACCATTacaatttgtattgtttttttagcagTGATGAAAAAAATATAGGCCTAGTATACAATTGTCACataacagaaaaaaacattaagcAACAAGacttaaatgttttattcatgtgattttagctAATGACCTCATGTGTGGAGATCGTGTCGCTTGTATCCTGGACCAGCGACAGAAGAAAGATGAGCGCCTCCTGAATGAAGCCATCACACAGTTCAGACAACAGTTTCAACAGGCCAGCAGCAGACGTGAGTTTGATCTGAATGATCCAGAGCTGCTGAAGAGGCAGGAGGGGATGGAGATATTGCCCGGCCTGACAGGAGAAGATCTGGCCTTGACGGACCGGCGAAGAAAGCAGAAGGATCAGCTTAGAGCATGGTGCATTCAACAGCAGCAAGAACGAGAAGAAAGCAAACAACATCTAAAACAAGAAGGTATGTTTGTAGATAGGAATCCATTTACAATTCAAGAACCCTTGGATAGAGGTGCAGCAGTGACTTCGGCGGCATAAAGAAACAGAGAGtacctttgtgataactaatcccatatttgaaaaatgcaataaaattttCTCGCTAAAAAGCAatcaaaaggtgtaaaaagtaaaaatataactttatttatactatATTTGTGATCCAGCCACTTTCTTGGCcactatttaatttttttaaactcaaCCAATCCCATTTAAACCCCTATGAATTCTCCAAAGACGCCTAGGGGTCATGGACCACCTGTTGAAGTCATATGCAATACTGACATGGTTATAAACTGTAGAGTAGATGTGGAGTTTTAACCCCATATAAGGGAGGGGACAAAAactataaaatgttaaaatcttttgtttacatactgtatagtgCATCAGTATGATCAAAGCAGACTGTCTTTGGACAACCGAGCTCTTGAACTGCAGAAGATGGAGGAGCAATGCAAGAAAGCCGCAGCCGCTGCCACCAAAGACTTCAACTTGGCACTGGTTAGTCCCAAAAATAAGAAGAGTAGGAAATACGATTGGAGAATAAACTGCATGTATATCATGATCATGCCATCATGTTTTTCCCATCTCCCTGGTCATAGGCTGCAGAAATTAGACAGAGGCGTCTTCAAGAGCGTCGAGAGGAGGAGGAAAATAACCAGACGGACATCTTGAACCAGCTGAATGGAGACCTGCTGACCGAAAACCCTGAACAGAGTGCTAGCGTGCTGGGTCTGTCTCGCCTCCGCAGGGACTGTTACAAGGGAATGACCCCGAAAGAGCTCCAACACTATACTCAATACCAGCAACAACAGGCAGAGGAGAAGAAGGTAAGCGGGAAATTTCGTTTTAGTAAAATCTTGCATGTAGCAGATGCTTTTGGTGAAATGACTAGCAGTGCAATTAAGCTGCATGTATTATGAGTATGTGCATTAACTGAATATGAAAATGTGTAGTACATttgaaaaaagttgttttttaaattagtATAAATGAGATTATTCAACATTTAGGAGTATGCTAGAATAAAGATGCTAGAGATGGACCTAAAGCCACAAAACTTTTGATTTCCTGGGTTCTCAAAAGTAAAAAATGTGCAATAAACAATGTGAACAAATTTGGTTTGTGCAGCGTGCCAGCCTTCAGCAGCGGGAGAAGGAGATGCAGGAGTATAACTCGCGAATGGCATCAGCTCGCACCGCATTGCTGCTTGAAAGACAGCAGGCACGTGCCAATAAGGAGCTGCGCAGGGCTTTGGACAACACCAACACTCGGCTGGCCCAGGACCACGATGCTCAGTGAGTGACTCTAGCCGACAGGCCTGCATTACTAAATTTgtgaattattttaaaatgtttctttgaaGTAGTAAGCAATGTTACCGTTATTTATACTTTTTGCACCCACCTGTGTCTAGTTTATCCCAAAGCACTGAAATTATCATTGCATGTCAAATGAAACCTCTGTGTTTCTATTTACAGGCAGAAACATCTTCAGGTGGTTTACACCAACATTCCCGAAGATCGCTATTTTGCCCAGTTTAAAAGCAGCAATAGATAAGAATGACCATCAGTAATGCCGAGCAAATGCAGGACAATTAAACATTTGACATAAATTGGCCATTCTGATTTTGGCATAGACATTTTGTCaccattgtttttgtttttaaacatttatgttgTTGACATACAAAACATATGTTCATTCAATTCCACCTGTCAAGTTCAATAAAAAACAAGAGTGTTTCAAAAACAAGAAGAGATTGTACATTGTGAAAGTCTACATATTGTTTTAAATGATTCTGTCCTAAAACCTCATCACAACTGGTACTGAGGTTCAAGTCCTCAATGTTGTTGTGAACAGCCTTTGAATGAATTATAAAGGTTCTGCACCAGATGGCAGTACAAGCCAATTTAAGGCATTACAATTCATTTCCTCAAACACACAGCGTATATAATAGTCTTCACACTCCTGTATGTGcaaatatttgatttaaaacAGAGCGAACAATACTCCAGTGTTAAAATTGTCATGGTTCAGAGACTAGTGGTACTTCCTAATAAACTCTCCAGGACAAATTTGTCCCATTTTA
The DNA window shown above is from Paramisgurnus dabryanus chromosome 23, PD_genome_1.1, whole genome shotgun sequence and carries:
- the ribc2 gene encoding RIB43A-like with coiled-coils protein 2, giving the protein MSHVEHLCDRTEALQLDRRKTREEQRKEKIFNDKVRTTGVDKDALDQQVKERREKEQREADEFNAYANDLMCGDRVACILDQRQKKDERLLNEAITQFRQQFQQASSRREFDLNDPELLKRQEGMEILPGLTGEDLALTDRRRKQKDQLRAWCIQQQQEREESKQHLKQEVHQYDQSRLSLDNRALELQKMEEQCKKAAAAATKDFNLALAAEIRQRRLQERREEEENNQTDILNQLNGDLLTENPEQSASVLGLSRLRRDCYKGMTPKELQHYTQYQQQQAEEKKRASLQQREKEMQEYNSRMASARTALLLERQQARANKELRRALDNTNTRLAQDHDAQQKHLQVVYTNIPEDRYFAQFKSSNR